The following coding sequences are from one Saprospiraceae bacterium window:
- a CDS encoding (d)CMP kinase yields MLFQIAVDGYSSCGKSTLAKAIARELNLLYIDSGAMYRCVAYYCLSNNIENLAANDWDRLMSEIEIMLTPSPDGNQVFLNQTDVTTAIRNPNVSKIVSEVSAISSVRRKLVEVQRSYATERPVVMDGRDIGTVVFPDAAVKLFITAELRTRSLRRWNEFRKKGIMMQVEEIEANLLHRDHIDSTRADSPLTKAHDAVVIDNTHLTEKEQLDRALEIIAAKLNSVSNF; encoded by the coding sequence ATGCTATTTCAAATAGCGGTAGATGGTTATTCATCTTGTGGAAAGAGTACTTTAGCCAAGGCGATTGCCCGAGAGTTAAATTTACTTTATATAGATTCGGGTGCCATGTACAGATGTGTTGCATATTATTGCCTTAGCAATAATATAGAGAACTTAGCTGCTAATGATTGGGATAGATTGATGTCTGAAATCGAGATCATGCTGACGCCTTCGCCTGACGGAAATCAAGTATTTCTTAATCAAACTGACGTCACAACTGCTATACGCAATCCAAATGTATCGAAAATTGTCAGTGAAGTTTCTGCCATTTCCTCAGTGAGAAGGAAGTTGGTTGAAGTTCAGAGATCATATGCAACAGAACGGCCTGTAGTCATGGATGGCAGAGATATTGGTACAGTCGTTTTTCCAGATGCAGCAGTAAAACTATTCATCACTGCCGAATTGAGAACACGCTCACTTCGTAGGTGGAATGAATTCAGAAAAAAAGGAATCATGATGCAAGTGGAAGAAATTGAAGCCAATCTTCTACACAGAGATCACATAGATTCTACTCGAGCCGACAGTCCATTGACTAAAGCCCATGATGCCGTAGTTATTGACAATACACACTTGACAGAAAAGGAGCAGCTCGACAGAGCTCTGGAGATCATTGCCGCTAAATTGAATTCTGTTTCAAATTTTTGA
- a CDS encoding acyl-CoA carboxylase subunit beta — MKVDLQSNKNEDQMKTMIAHLRKTLDIIELGGGKKKLEAQKSQGKMTARERIQALMDPQQPYFELGSLAGFEMYEDHGGCPAAGVVIVLGYVSNRVCIVVANDATVKAGAWFPITGKKNLRAQEIAMENRIPIIYLVDSAGVYLPMQDEIFPDKEHFGRIFRNNARMSSLGIPQIAAVMGSCVAGGAYLPIMSDEALIVKGHGSIFLAGPYLVKAAIGEDTDNETLGGASTHSQISGVTDYEMEDDLSCIVKIRELVDKFGKINNDHLERSTPLSPKRKAQEILSLYPENPLKPYDMIPILECLVDGSELVQYKENYGKTIICAYARIDGWSVGIVANNRKVFKSGKGEMQMGGVIYSDSADKAARFIMNCNQKKIPLVFIHDVTGFMVGTRSEHGGIIKDGAKMVNALANSTVPKISIIIGNSYGAGNYAMCGKAYDPRLILAWPTAKIAVMGGLQAAKVLAQIQVASLKSKGQPPSPEEEQKLIEEISKKYEKQTTPYYAAARLWVDEVIDPRTTRDWISLGLQVANNAPIKKFNTGVLQT, encoded by the coding sequence ATGAAAGTAGACTTACAGTCCAACAAAAACGAGGATCAGATGAAAACGATGATTGCTCATTTGAGAAAAACATTAGATATCATCGAATTGGGTGGTGGAAAAAAAAAGCTGGAAGCTCAAAAATCACAAGGTAAAATGACTGCGCGAGAGCGGATCCAAGCATTAATGGATCCCCAACAACCCTATTTTGAGCTGGGGAGTTTGGCTGGGTTTGAGATGTATGAAGATCATGGCGGTTGTCCTGCTGCAGGTGTAGTGATAGTATTAGGTTATGTAAGTAATAGAGTGTGCATTGTAGTAGCAAATGATGCCACCGTAAAAGCCGGTGCTTGGTTTCCCATCACTGGCAAAAAAAATCTACGCGCACAGGAGATAGCGATGGAAAATCGGATTCCTATCATCTATCTAGTGGATTCTGCAGGAGTCTATCTCCCAATGCAAGATGAAATCTTTCCTGATAAGGAGCATTTTGGAAGAATATTCAGAAACAATGCCAGGATGTCTTCCCTGGGAATTCCCCAAATAGCAGCAGTTATGGGATCCTGTGTAGCAGGCGGTGCATATTTGCCAATTATGTCTGACGAAGCTCTCATAGTAAAGGGCCATGGTTCCATTTTCCTTGCAGGTCCCTATTTGGTCAAAGCAGCAATTGGTGAAGATACCGATAATGAAACATTGGGAGGAGCCAGCACTCATAGCCAGATTTCAGGTGTTACGGATTATGAAATGGAAGATGATCTAAGCTGCATTGTAAAAATTAGAGAACTTGTAGATAAATTTGGGAAGATCAATAATGATCATTTAGAAAGATCAACTCCCCTATCCCCCAAAAGGAAAGCTCAAGAAATACTCAGCTTGTATCCTGAAAACCCCCTGAAACCATACGACATGATTCCTATACTTGAATGTTTGGTCGATGGCTCTGAGCTCGTTCAATATAAAGAAAACTATGGCAAAACAATTATTTGTGCTTACGCGAGAATAGATGGTTGGTCAGTTGGGATTGTTGCGAACAATCGAAAAGTGTTCAAGTCAGGCAAAGGAGAAATGCAAATGGGTGGGGTCATATATTCTGACTCAGCAGACAAAGCAGCTCGATTTATTATGAATTGCAACCAGAAGAAAATCCCACTAGTCTTCATTCATGATGTTACAGGATTTATGGTCGGGACCAGATCAGAGCATGGTGGGATCATCAAAGATGGGGCTAAAATGGTCAATGCTCTCGCTAATTCAACTGTTCCAAAAATCTCAATAATAATTGGAAATTCTTATGGCGCGGGCAATTATGCCATGTGTGGAAAGGCTTACGATCCACGGTTGATCCTGGCATGGCCTACAGCAAAAATTGCTGTCATGGGGGGACTTCAAGCTGCCAAGGTACTCGCTCAAATTCAGGTAGCCTCCCTCAAATCAAAAGGTCAGCCTCCTAGTCCGGAAGAAGAACAAAAGCTCATCGAGGAAATCAGTAAAAAATATGAAAAACAGACCACCCCTTATTACGCCGCAGCCAGGCTTTGGGTGGATGAAGTCATTGATCCCAGAACCACTAGAGACTGGATTTCTTTAGGATTACAAGTCGCAAATAATGCGCCAATTAAAAAATTCAATACAGGAGTCCTCCAAACCTAA
- the queA gene encoding tRNA preQ1(34) S-adenosylmethionine ribosyltransferase-isomerase QueA, whose protein sequence is MRTKLSQFTFNLPKNLIAQYPSDERSDARMMVVHRNTGKIEHRKFKDILDYVEDGDAMILNNTKVFPARMYGRKEKTGAKIEVFLLRELNKDVKLWDVLVDPARKIRVGNKLYFYDKNGKEILVAEVVDNTTSRGRTIRFMHDGNEAAFQAALKILGQTPLPKYISRNAEPLDEERYQTIYAKEIGAVAAPTAGLHMSREIYKMLQIKGVDFGEVTLHIGLGTFRTIDVEDLSKHKMEAEYYRIPAETAQLVNNAKENGKNVFAMGTTTMRTLESSITASKMLKASEGWTNLFVYPPYDFSIANRMITNFHLPKSTLLIMVSAFAGHELLIDAYELAIKEKYRFFSYGDAMLII, encoded by the coding sequence ATGCGGACAAAATTATCTCAATTTACATTTAACCTCCCCAAAAACTTAATCGCACAATATCCTTCAGACGAACGATCGGATGCTAGAATGATGGTGGTACACCGCAATACAGGCAAGATTGAACACCGAAAATTCAAAGATATACTGGATTATGTTGAAGATGGTGATGCTATGATTTTAAACAATACCAAGGTGTTTCCTGCCCGTATGTATGGGCGCAAAGAAAAAACGGGTGCGAAAATTGAAGTATTCCTGTTACGTGAACTCAACAAAGACGTCAAGCTCTGGGATGTATTGGTTGATCCTGCTAGAAAAATTAGGGTTGGAAATAAGCTTTACTTCTACGATAAGAATGGCAAAGAGATTCTGGTTGCAGAGGTTGTAGACAATACAACATCTCGTGGTAGAACGATCAGATTTATGCACGACGGCAATGAAGCTGCGTTCCAAGCGGCACTAAAAATCTTAGGTCAAACACCTTTGCCAAAATATATCAGCCGAAATGCTGAACCTCTGGATGAAGAAAGGTACCAAACCATCTATGCAAAAGAAATTGGCGCTGTTGCAGCTCCAACCGCAGGATTGCATATGAGTCGTGAGATCTACAAAATGCTTCAAATAAAAGGAGTGGACTTTGGTGAAGTAACTCTACACATCGGTCTTGGGACTTTTCGCACAATTGATGTAGAAGATCTATCTAAACATAAGATGGAAGCAGAATATTACAGAATTCCTGCAGAAACGGCCCAATTGGTCAACAATGCAAAAGAAAACGGAAAGAATGTTTTCGCCATGGGTACTACAACTATGCGTACATTAGAATCATCGATCACAGCTTCGAAAATGTTGAAGGCCTCTGAAGGCTGGACAAACCTGTTTGTTTATCCGCCTTATGATTTCAGCATCGCCAATAGGATGATTACAAATTTTCATTTGCCAAAATCCACATTACTCATAATGGTTTCAGCATTTGCAGGGCATGAATTATTGATCGATGCATACGAATTAGCTATTAAAGAGAAGTACCGCTTTTTCTCTTATGGTGATGCAATGCTTATAATTTAA
- the mltG gene encoding endolytic transglycosylase MltG, translated as MLSKSWKKILIALTLAVVLFLAIVFYILYADNIKNTESFDFYISKNEKLEDVFTNLKENQILKSELSFRQAANILSFNDQKIKPGKYIISPGMNNYKLISKLRSGKQDPIKLSINNVRDIYQLCGRLGNSLMEDSMSFVQLFTDSLFLDSLGYKPETVLSLFIPDTYEIYWTVSPRKIADRFQKEHDNFWSKNGRKQAIADQQLTEVQAYTLASIVEKETLVDKEKATIAGVYLNRLKQNMKLQADPTVVFALGLFGIQRILFEHLHTPSPYNTYVNTGLPPGPIYMPSIASLDAVIHPEKHDYIFFCAKPGYEGTHSFAVNLQGHAINANAYRDWLNKENIK; from the coding sequence ATGCTTTCTAAATCTTGGAAAAAAATATTAATTGCATTGACTTTGGCAGTAGTATTATTTTTAGCCATAGTGTTTTATATATTATATGCTGACAATATAAAAAACACTGAGTCATTCGATTTTTACATTTCAAAAAATGAAAAGCTCGAAGATGTATTTACAAATTTAAAAGAAAATCAAATTCTTAAAAGTGAGTTAAGTTTTCGTCAAGCAGCCAATATTCTTTCTTTTAATGACCAAAAAATAAAGCCTGGAAAATATATTATCTCTCCGGGAATGAATAATTACAAATTAATCTCGAAGTTAAGATCCGGCAAGCAAGATCCAATCAAACTATCTATCAACAATGTCAGGGACATTTATCAATTATGTGGCAGACTTGGCAATAGTTTGATGGAAGATTCCATGAGTTTTGTACAGTTATTTACAGATAGTTTATTTTTGGATTCATTAGGTTACAAACCGGAAACTGTGCTTTCTCTTTTTATACCAGATACATATGAAATATATTGGACCGTTAGCCCCAGAAAAATTGCAGATAGGTTTCAAAAAGAACATGACAATTTCTGGTCAAAAAATGGAAGAAAACAAGCAATTGCAGATCAACAATTGACAGAAGTTCAAGCTTACACGTTAGCCTCAATTGTTGAAAAGGAAACTTTGGTGGATAAAGAAAAAGCAACCATAGCGGGCGTATATCTGAATCGATTAAAACAAAACATGAAATTGCAAGCTGACCCAACAGTGGTATTCGCCCTAGGTTTATTTGGAATTCAGCGCATACTATTCGAGCACCTCCATACTCCCTCTCCTTACAATACTTATGTAAACACTGGGCTTCCTCCAGGTCCGATCTACATGCCATCGATAGCGAGTTTGGATGCAGTCATTCATCCGGAAAAACATGATTACATTTTTTTCTGCGCCAAACCGGGATATGAAGGAACTCATTCTTTTGCAGTAAACCTTCAAGGGCATGCTATTAATGCTAATGCATACAGAGATTGGTTAAACAAAGAAAATATTAAATAA
- a CDS encoding DUF2795 domain-containing protein, translating to MYWTLELAHHLEEAPWPATRDELIDYAIRSGAPIEVIENLQELEDEEETYESMEDIWPDYPRKDDFLFNEDEF from the coding sequence ATGTATTGGACTTTAGAACTTGCACATCACCTTGAAGAAGCGCCATGGCCGGCTACAAGAGACGAACTTATAGACTATGCTATACGTTCAGGGGCGCCTATAGAAGTGATTGAAAATCTCCAGGAACTGGAAGACGAAGAAGAAACTTATGAAAGTATGGAAGATATTTGGCCGGATTATCCACGGAAAGATGACTTCCTCTTTAACGAAGATGAGTTTTAA
- the panB gene encoding 3-methyl-2-oxobutanoate hydroxymethyltransferase, producing the protein MSIHSEIKRVTTHTLQEMKLRSEKIAMLTAYDYSMAKMLDNAGIDVLLVGDSASNVMAGHETTLPITLDQMIYHAQSVVRGVERALVVVDLPFGSYQGNSKRALESSIRIMKESGAHAVKLEGGAEVTDSIKRILTAGIPVMGHLGLTPQSIYKFGTYVVRAKEDEEADKLIEDAHLLEKCGCFAIVLEKIPAKLAAKVSQSLQVPTIGIGAGAETDGQVLVTHDMLGINKDFHPRFLRRYLDIFDQVNLAVKKYADDVKSKNFPNEKEQY; encoded by the coding sequence ATGTCAATTCATTCAGAAATCAAGCGTGTAACCACGCATACGCTTCAAGAAATGAAGCTCCGTTCGGAGAAGATCGCAATGCTCACTGCATATGACTATTCGATGGCAAAAATGCTAGACAATGCAGGTATAGACGTTCTGCTAGTCGGAGATTCAGCATCCAACGTCATGGCAGGTCATGAAACCACTTTGCCTATCACCTTGGATCAAATGATTTACCATGCCCAATCAGTAGTGCGAGGGGTAGAAAGAGCGCTTGTGGTAGTCGATCTTCCTTTTGGGTCATACCAAGGGAATTCGAAAAGAGCCCTCGAGTCATCTATCAGGATAATGAAGGAAAGTGGTGCACATGCAGTCAAATTGGAAGGAGGTGCTGAAGTGACTGACTCAATAAAGAGAATACTCACTGCAGGTATCCCTGTTATGGGACACTTGGGTCTGACTCCTCAATCCATTTATAAATTTGGAACTTATGTAGTCCGAGCAAAAGAGGATGAAGAAGCTGATAAATTAATAGAAGATGCACATTTGTTGGAAAAGTGTGGTTGCTTTGCCATCGTACTTGAAAAAATACCAGCAAAATTGGCAGCTAAGGTCAGCCAAAGCTTACAGGTACCCACAATTGGCATTGGTGCAGGAGCAGAAACGGATGGACAAGTGCTCGTCACACACGATATGCTTGGAATCAATAAAGACTTTCACCCAAGATTTCTTCGTCGCTATTTAGATATTTTTGATCAAGTAAACCTTGCTGTTAAAAAATACGCTGATGATGTTAAATCAAAAAATTTTCCAAACGAAAAAGAACAATATTGA
- a CDS encoding ABC transporter permease — MIFLKIFHESFRQAIQQLVSNRLRSFLTLLGISIGIFCVIAVLSSVDSLEQSLVDSFEKLGTDVLYVDKFPWQEDPGQNFWKYQARPTPDAEDLRSIQKRSLMAEASALTVFIPGQVAKYMNNFVEGAYVAAITDDYNDVVKLKLEEGRYFTPSEFSHGSNAVIIGAKLAEALFPHGNGEGKEIKLFGQRFQIVGVLEQEGNSLIKVMPFDNAIFITYQTAKKIVNVRSGSNYGSLLSVKARPGVILEELKYELASIIRSERSLKPLEKDNFSINEISLLTNLIGNVFGVLNFAGFFIGIFSMLVGAFGVANIMFVSVKERTSMIGIKMAIGAKRIYILLEFLLEAIVLCIVGGLAGMILAWLVLTLIGKLVHFEMSISMFNIILGVSLSVMIGIISGIIPAIGASRMDPVEAIRK, encoded by the coding sequence ATGATTTTTTTAAAAATATTCCACGAAAGTTTCAGACAAGCCATACAACAGCTAGTGTCAAATCGGCTCAGAAGTTTTCTCACTCTACTGGGAATCTCGATAGGGATTTTTTGTGTAATAGCAGTGCTTTCCTCTGTGGATTCACTTGAACAGAGTTTAGTAGATAGTTTTGAAAAGCTTGGGACTGATGTTCTCTATGTTGACAAGTTTCCATGGCAGGAAGATCCGGGACAAAATTTTTGGAAATATCAGGCAAGGCCAACACCCGATGCGGAAGACCTTCGGTCTATCCAGAAGAGATCACTGATGGCTGAAGCCTCAGCTCTGACTGTGTTCATACCTGGACAAGTGGCAAAGTATATGAACAATTTTGTCGAAGGAGCCTATGTGGCTGCTATCACTGATGATTATAATGACGTTGTCAAACTTAAACTGGAAGAAGGTCGGTATTTTACTCCTTCAGAGTTTTCGCATGGGTCCAATGCTGTTATTATTGGGGCTAAACTCGCAGAAGCACTTTTTCCCCATGGGAATGGGGAAGGGAAAGAAATTAAGCTTTTTGGGCAGCGATTTCAGATAGTTGGTGTGCTGGAACAGGAAGGCAACTCTCTCATTAAAGTAATGCCTTTTGACAATGCGATATTCATTACATACCAGACAGCAAAGAAAATAGTTAATGTCCGTTCAGGCTCAAACTATGGAAGCCTCCTCAGTGTCAAGGCTCGTCCAGGTGTCATTCTTGAGGAGCTGAAATACGAGTTAGCCAGTATCATCAGGTCAGAAAGATCACTCAAGCCTTTGGAAAAAGACAACTTTTCTATCAATGAGATTAGTCTCCTTACCAATCTGATTGGCAATGTGTTTGGAGTACTCAATTTTGCAGGATTCTTCATAGGTATTTTTTCAATGCTTGTAGGTGCTTTTGGAGTTGCAAATATCATGTTTGTGTCCGTAAAAGAGAGGACTTCTATGATTGGAATTAAAATGGCTATCGGAGCCAAAAGGATTTATATCTTGTTAGAATTTCTGCTAGAAGCAATCGTTTTGTGTATAGTGGGAGGACTAGCGGGTATGATACTCGCCTGGCTTGTTCTTACTTTAATAGGTAAGCTTGTGCATTTTGAGATGAGCATTTCTATGTTCAATATCATTTTAGGAGTAAGCTTATCAGTAATGATTGGAATCATTTCTGGGATTATTCCCGCGATAGGCGCATCTCGAATGGATCCTGTTGAAGCCATTCGCAAATAG
- a CDS encoding translation initiation factor IF-3: protein MRKNKKITDELRSQFKTNREIRTSQVRLVGESFEEISEVAGKTIEAGVYYTNDALRWAEDLGEDLVVITDKSDPPVCKIIDFNKFIYLKRKKDKEIKSKTAKVVVKEIRFGPNTDEHDFEFKLKHATKFLEEGAKVKAFVQFRGRAIMFKDRGELILLKFMKELEPYGSAEELPKLEGKRMHIILSPKKK from the coding sequence ATACGGAAGAATAAAAAGATAACAGACGAGCTGAGAAGCCAGTTTAAGACCAACAGAGAAATCCGGACTTCACAAGTCAGACTTGTGGGAGAAAGTTTTGAAGAAATCTCTGAAGTAGCCGGAAAAACCATTGAAGCCGGTGTGTATTATACAAATGATGCACTTCGCTGGGCTGAAGACCTAGGGGAAGATCTTGTGGTTATTACTGATAAGTCAGATCCCCCGGTTTGCAAGATCATTGACTTCAACAAATTCATCTATCTCAAGCGAAAAAAGGACAAGGAGATCAAATCTAAGACCGCAAAAGTTGTTGTCAAAGAGATTCGATTTGGACCTAATACAGATGAGCATGATTTTGAATTTAAGTTGAAACACGCTACGAAGTTTCTCGAGGAAGGTGCGAAAGTTAAAGCATTCGTACAGTTCAGAGGTCGGGCCATTATGTTTAAAGATCGTGGAGAACTCATTCTTCTCAAATTTATGAAGGAATTGGAACCTTATGGATCAGCTGAAGAATTGCCAAAACTAGAGGGAAAAAGGATGCATATCATCCTTAGTCCAAAAAAGAAATAG
- the rpmI gene encoding 50S ribosomal protein L35: MPKVKTHSGAKKRLKLTGKKKVKAYQTKTSHRMKSKTKKAKRHLRTSQVLSSADQGRMKALLGIN; encoded by the coding sequence ATGCCAAAGGTAAAGACACATTCCGGTGCCAAAAAGCGTTTAAAGCTTACCGGTAAGAAAAAAGTGAAGGCTTATCAGACAAAAACATCCCACAGGATGAAAAGTAAGACTAAAAAAGCCAAACGCCACCTCAGAACCAGTCAGGTACTCAGTTCTGCAGATCAAGGCAGAATGAAAGCACTATTGGGTATCAATTAA
- the rplT gene encoding 50S ribosomal protein L20, giving the protein MPRSVNAVASRARRKKILKAARGYFSGRSKVYTVAKNAVERAMKYAFKHRREKKRAFRRLWIARINAAVRPLGLNYSRFIDMLIKKQVTLNRKSLADIALHHPKAFESLVKGLK; this is encoded by the coding sequence ATGCCACGTTCAGTAAATGCAGTAGCATCCAGAGCAAGAAGAAAAAAGATTCTTAAAGCAGCACGCGGTTACTTCAGCGGAAGATCAAAAGTTTATACGGTTGCGAAGAATGCAGTCGAAAGAGCGATGAAGTATGCATTCAAGCACAGAAGAGAAAAGAAAAGGGCTTTTCGCAGATTATGGATTGCAAGAATCAATGCTGCAGTTAGACCACTCGGTCTTAACTATTCCCGATTTATCGATATGCTCATCAAAAAGCAAGTGACTCTAAATCGTAAGTCTTTGGCTGATATAGCACTTCATCATCCAAAAGCATTTGAAAGCTTAGTGAAAGGCTTGAAGTAG
- a CDS encoding ATP-dependent Clp protease ATP-binding subunit, with protein sequence MNNKRFSPLVKKVLANSRDQALRLGHDYIGTEHILLGVLQERDCIAVRTLSNLHVDIKELRFKIEEAIPVKKGEDAPFQVGNLPLNKHAEKVLKFTYLEAKISKEDEISPEHLVLSILKHHDNLAASILDHFRVDYISFRKELEARFDSDLPDEIDEIRSEASSDAESFDEEQSGMGASAKRSGTKSQTPVLDNYGRDISRLAEDGKLDPIVGREQEIERVSQILSRRKKNNPILIGEPGVGKTAIVEGLALRILQKKVSRTLFNKRIVMLDLAALVAGTKYRGQFEERIKAIMNELEKSRDVILFIDEIHTIIGAGGATGSLDASNIFKPALARGELQCIGASTLDEYRQHIEKDGALDRRFQKVMINPPSAEEAIQILTNIKPKYEDYHSVSYSEEAIKACVMLSDRYITDRFLPDKAIDVLDEVGARVHLKNINVPKYVEEIEKQIDLIKEQKNLAVKSQQYEKAADLRDMESKLLRKLEQSKLEWEEDSKLKRYPVTDEDIAEVVSMMTGIPVNKVAQSESNKLVGMFDKLSGAIIGQDEALLKITKAIQRNRVGLKDPRKPIGTFIFLGPTGVGKTEMAKVLARFLFDSEDALVRIDMSEYMEKFTVSRLIGAPPGYVGYEEGGLLTEKVRRKPYAVVLLDEIEKAHPDVYNILLQVLDEGQLTDGLGRKVDFKNTIIIMTSNIGVRQLKDFGQGIGFATQARVDSQDDHAKTIIKNALKKTFSPEFLNRIDDVVIFNTLEKDQIFKIIHLVTADLLRRIEGMGLHLEIQDDAMEFLAEKGYDPQFGARPLHRALQKYLEDNLAEFILKENPEQGTKLKALLNPEKDNIVITTSSKSSTVKNK encoded by the coding sequence ATGAATAATAAAAGATTCTCGCCATTAGTAAAAAAAGTCCTCGCCAATAGCCGAGATCAAGCATTGAGATTGGGCCATGATTATATTGGCACAGAACATATACTACTAGGAGTATTGCAGGAAAGAGACTGTATTGCAGTACGCACTTTGTCAAATCTTCATGTGGATATCAAAGAATTGAGGTTCAAAATTGAAGAAGCTATTCCCGTTAAAAAGGGTGAAGATGCTCCATTTCAGGTAGGAAATCTACCTTTGAACAAGCATGCAGAGAAAGTACTTAAGTTTACATACCTCGAAGCAAAAATCTCAAAGGAAGATGAAATCTCTCCGGAACATCTTGTACTTTCCATTTTGAAACATCACGACAACCTTGCAGCTTCGATCCTTGATCATTTTCGGGTAGATTATATCAGCTTTCGAAAGGAATTGGAGGCTAGATTTGACTCCGATCTGCCTGATGAGATAGATGAAATCCGTTCTGAGGCGTCCTCTGATGCAGAATCATTTGATGAAGAACAAAGCGGCATGGGTGCTTCTGCAAAACGGTCAGGGACAAAATCACAAACGCCCGTTTTAGATAATTATGGTAGAGACATTTCCCGTCTGGCAGAAGACGGCAAGCTTGACCCAATCGTAGGAAGGGAGCAGGAAATAGAGCGTGTATCTCAAATCTTAAGTCGTAGAAAGAAAAACAATCCTATTTTGATCGGAGAGCCAGGAGTAGGAAAAACAGCGATTGTAGAAGGACTGGCTCTGCGCATTCTGCAGAAAAAAGTGAGTAGAACTTTGTTTAATAAACGTATTGTCATGCTTGATCTGGCTGCTTTAGTTGCCGGTACAAAGTACAGGGGGCAATTTGAAGAGAGGATAAAAGCCATCATGAATGAGCTTGAAAAATCCAGGGACGTGATTTTGTTTATAGACGAAATTCACACGATCATAGGTGCAGGTGGCGCTACCGGCTCATTGGATGCATCCAATATTTTCAAACCAGCTCTGGCAAGAGGAGAGTTACAGTGTATTGGTGCCTCTACACTGGATGAATATAGGCAGCACATTGAAAAAGATGGAGCTCTGGATCGTAGGTTCCAAAAAGTTATGATTAACCCACCTTCCGCCGAGGAAGCAATTCAGATTTTAACCAATATTAAGCCGAAATATGAAGACTACCATTCAGTAAGCTATTCTGAAGAAGCCATCAAAGCGTGCGTGATGTTGAGTGATAGATACATTACCGATCGTTTCTTGCCGGACAAAGCTATAGACGTTCTTGATGAAGTCGGGGCCAGGGTGCACCTTAAAAATATTAATGTTCCAAAATATGTTGAGGAAATTGAAAAACAAATTGACCTCATCAAAGAACAAAAAAACCTAGCTGTCAAAAGTCAGCAATACGAAAAAGCTGCAGATCTGCGTGATATGGAGTCTAAGTTGCTTCGAAAATTAGAACAAAGCAAATTAGAATGGGAAGAAGACTCGAAATTGAAGAGGTATCCGGTGACAGATGAAGATATCGCTGAAGTAGTGTCTATGATGACCGGAATTCCCGTCAATAAGGTAGCCCAGAGCGAAAGTAATAAGTTGGTGGGTATGTTTGACAAGCTGAGTGGAGCAATCATTGGACAGGATGAAGCCTTACTAAAAATTACGAAGGCTATTCAGCGAAATCGCGTCGGCTTGAAAGATCCTCGAAAACCAATCGGTACATTTATTTTTCTCGGACCAACCGGAGTTGGGAAAACCGAGATGGCAAAAGTTCTCGCACGCTTCCTCTTTGACTCTGAGGATGCTCTAGTGCGAATTGATATGAGCGAATACATGGAAAAATTTACCGTTTCCAGACTCATAGGGGCTCCTCCGGGTTATGTGGGTTATGAAGAAGGTGGACTTTTAACTGAAAAAGTAAGGAGAAAGCCCTATGCTGTTGTTTTACTTGACGAAATTGAAAAAGCCCATCCCGATGTATACAATATTTTATTACAGGTGTTGGACGAAGGTCAGTTGACAGATGGATTGGGAAGAAAAGTAGATTTCAAGAATACAATCATCATTATGACTTCCAACATTGGAGTAAGGCAACTCAAGGATTTTGGACAAGGCATTGGCTTCGCTACGCAAGCCAGGGTTGATAGTCAGGATGACCATGCAAAGACAATCATCAAAAATGCCTTAAAAAAGACATTTTCACCAGAGTTTTTAAATCGGATTGATGATGTTGTTATCTTTAATACACTTGAAAAAGATCAGATTTTCAAAATCATCCATCTTGTTACCGCCGATTTGCTGAGAAGAATTGAAGGAATGGGGCTACATTTGGAAATTCAAGATGATGCTATGGAGTTTCTTGCTGAAAAGGGATATGACCCTCAATTTGGAGCGCGGCCATTACATCGTGCTTTACAAAAATATCTTGAAGACAATTTAGCTGAGTTTATATTGAAAGAAAATCCGGAACAAGGTACCAAGCTGAAGGCCCTCTTGAACCCAGAAAAAGACAATATTGTAATCACCACATCATCCAAAAGTAGCACTGTAAAAAATAAATGA